A window of Macadamia integrifolia cultivar HAES 741 unplaced genomic scaffold, SCU_Mint_v3 scaffold155, whole genome shotgun sequence contains these coding sequences:
- the LOC122064183 gene encoding zinc finger BED domain-containing protein RICESLEEPER 1-like isoform X1 — MPPPTDLAIVPSPAAAKDQVHEMEISSPTTVVKPNKRLTSVVWNDFERVKKGDVCVAVCKHCKKKLSGSSTSGTSHLRNHLKRCRKRTNHDITQLLVVREKKKDGTLDLGNFKFDQEQKKGETFSLENYKFDPERSRLDLVQMIILHGYPLAMVEHIGFKMFVKNLQPLFNLMNCSTVEADCMAIYGKEKQKMYEVLDKLHGRISLIADMWVSCESGGYLCLTAHYIDGNWQMQKRILNFVMVDPSHTEDILSEVLMTCLMDWDIDRKLIALTLDDCSTNDNFVFRIRDRLTQNKLLLSNGQLFDVRCAAHILNLIVQDALDALRDVTEKIRESIRYVKSSQARQEKFNEIAQQIRVYSQKSLCIDSPMRWISTYLMLEVALEYKDVFSLLREHDPAYKLAPSDLEWGRASAITNYLKLFFEVTNNFSSIKHPTANLYFPEICDVHLQLIEWCKSADTFISGMALKMKSKFDKYWNTCSLALAMAAILDPRFKMKLVEYYYPQIYGSAAADRIKVVSDNIKELFNDYAICSTLTNFEHGLAWEGRANSGYSGTGLPSASNDRLSGFDKFLHETSNTQRVKSDLDKYLEEPVFPRNVDFSILNWWKVHTPRYPILSMMARDVLGIPMATVPLGSTFNAGGRILDPYRSSLSPDILQALICTQDWLRTELEETQPSSSHAILSLCLDTT, encoded by the exons GCTGCAGCAAAAGATCAAGTCCATGAGATGGAAATATCAAGTCCGACAACTGTTGTAAAACCGAACAAGAGATTGACTTCTGTTGTGTGGAACGACTTTGAAAGGGTAAAAAAGGGTGATGTTTGTGTGGCTGTTTGTAAACATTGCAAAAAGAAACTCAGTGGATCAAGTACCAGTGGTACGTCGCATTTAagaaatcatttaaaaaggtGTAGGAAAAGGACTAATCATGATATAACTCAGCTACTAGTAgttagagagaagaagaaagatggaaccCTTGACCTTGGAAACTTTAAGTTTGATCAGGAACAGAAAAAGGGTGAGACATTTAGCCTCGAAAATTATAAGTTTGATCCAGAGAGGAGTCGACTTGATCTTGTACAAATGATAATCTTACATGGCTATCCTTTGGCCATGGTTGAGCACATTGGATTCAAAATGTTTGTTAAGAATCTCCAGCCATTGTTTAACCTAATGAATTGCTCTACGGTTGAGGCTGATTGTATGGCAATTTATGGAAAGGAGAAGCAGAAAATGTATGAAGTATTGGATAAATTGCATGGTAGAATTAGCCTCATTGCTGATATGTGGGTTTCGTGTGAAAGTGGTGGATACTTGTGCTTGACAGCACACTACATTGATGGGAATTGGCAAATGCAGAAAAGGATTCTCAATTTTGTAATGGTTGATCCCTCTCATACTGAAGACATACTTTCAGAAGTTCTTATGACATGTTTGATGGATTGGGATATTGATCGTAAACTGATTGCCTTGACACTGGATGACTGTTCCACCAAtgataattttgtttttagaattaGGGACCGGCTCACTCAGAATAAGTTGCTTTTGAGTAATGGTCAATTGTTTGATGTTCGCTGTGCTGCACATATTCTCAATCTTATTGTTCAAGATGCATTGGATGCACTACGTGATGTGACAGAGAAAATTCGGGAAAGTATTAGGTATGTTAAAAGCTCACAAGCAAGGCAAGAAAAGTTCAACGAAATTGCTCAACAAATTCGGGTTTATAGTCAGAAGAGCTTATGTATTGATTCTCCAATGAGATGGATTTCAACATATCTTATGCTTGAAGTTGCCTTGGAATACAAGGATGTATTTTCTCTTTTGCGTGAACATGACCCTGCTTACAAGCTAGCACCATCTGATCTAGAGTGGGGAAGGGCAAGTGCCATTACTAACTATTTGAAGCTTTTCTTTGAAGTTACCAATAACTTCTCGAGCATTAAACATCCTACTGCAAATCTTTATTTTCCTGAGATTTGTGATGTTCACTTGCAATTGATTGAGTGGTGCAAAAGTGCAGATACATTCATTAGTGGTATGGCACTGAAGATGAAAAGCAAATTTGATAAATACTGGAACACTTGCAGTTTGGCTTTAGCAATGGCAGCCATTTTGGATCCTCGATTCAAGATGAAGTTGGTGGAGTATTACTACCCACAGATATATGGTAGTGCTGCTGCAGATCGCATAAAGGTTGTGTCTGATAATATTAAGGAGCTTTTCAATGACTATGCAATATGTTCAACATTGACTAATTTCGAGCATGGTTTGGCTTGGGAAGGTCGGGCCAATAGTGGATACAGTGGTACTGGATTACCTTCTGCTAGCAATGACAGACTTAGTGGTTTTGACAAGTTCCTTCATGAAACTTCCAATACGCAACGTGTTAAGTCAGATTTGGATAAATATTTGGAGGAACCTGTCTTCCCTCGTAATGTGGATTTTAGCATATTGAATTGGTGGAAAGTTCATACACCAAGGTATCCTATCTTATCCATGATGGCTCGTGATGTTCTTGGGATTCCAATGGCGACTGTTCCGTTAGGATCGACATTCAATGCTGGTGGCAGGATACTTGATCCTTACCGGAGTTCTCTAAGTCCCGACATTCTGCAGGCCTTGATATGCACACAAGACTGGTTACGAACTGAACTAGAAG AAACGCAGCCATCCTCGAGCCATGCTATTTTGTCCTTGTGCCTTGACACAACTTAG
- the LOC122064183 gene encoding zinc finger BED domain-containing protein RICESLEEPER 1-like isoform X2, with translation MEISSPTTVVKPNKRLTSVVWNDFERVKKGDVCVAVCKHCKKKLSGSSTSGTSHLRNHLKRCRKRTNHDITQLLVVREKKKDGTLDLGNFKFDQEQKKGETFSLENYKFDPERSRLDLVQMIILHGYPLAMVEHIGFKMFVKNLQPLFNLMNCSTVEADCMAIYGKEKQKMYEVLDKLHGRISLIADMWVSCESGGYLCLTAHYIDGNWQMQKRILNFVMVDPSHTEDILSEVLMTCLMDWDIDRKLIALTLDDCSTNDNFVFRIRDRLTQNKLLLSNGQLFDVRCAAHILNLIVQDALDALRDVTEKIRESIRYVKSSQARQEKFNEIAQQIRVYSQKSLCIDSPMRWISTYLMLEVALEYKDVFSLLREHDPAYKLAPSDLEWGRASAITNYLKLFFEVTNNFSSIKHPTANLYFPEICDVHLQLIEWCKSADTFISGMALKMKSKFDKYWNTCSLALAMAAILDPRFKMKLVEYYYPQIYGSAAADRIKVVSDNIKELFNDYAICSTLTNFEHGLAWEGRANSGYSGTGLPSASNDRLSGFDKFLHETSNTQRVKSDLDKYLEEPVFPRNVDFSILNWWKVHTPRYPILSMMARDVLGIPMATVPLGSTFNAGGRILDPYRSSLSPDILQALICTQDWLRTELEETQPSSSHAILSLCLDTT, from the exons ATGGAAATATCAAGTCCGACAACTGTTGTAAAACCGAACAAGAGATTGACTTCTGTTGTGTGGAACGACTTTGAAAGGGTAAAAAAGGGTGATGTTTGTGTGGCTGTTTGTAAACATTGCAAAAAGAAACTCAGTGGATCAAGTACCAGTGGTACGTCGCATTTAagaaatcatttaaaaaggtGTAGGAAAAGGACTAATCATGATATAACTCAGCTACTAGTAgttagagagaagaagaaagatggaaccCTTGACCTTGGAAACTTTAAGTTTGATCAGGAACAGAAAAAGGGTGAGACATTTAGCCTCGAAAATTATAAGTTTGATCCAGAGAGGAGTCGACTTGATCTTGTACAAATGATAATCTTACATGGCTATCCTTTGGCCATGGTTGAGCACATTGGATTCAAAATGTTTGTTAAGAATCTCCAGCCATTGTTTAACCTAATGAATTGCTCTACGGTTGAGGCTGATTGTATGGCAATTTATGGAAAGGAGAAGCAGAAAATGTATGAAGTATTGGATAAATTGCATGGTAGAATTAGCCTCATTGCTGATATGTGGGTTTCGTGTGAAAGTGGTGGATACTTGTGCTTGACAGCACACTACATTGATGGGAATTGGCAAATGCAGAAAAGGATTCTCAATTTTGTAATGGTTGATCCCTCTCATACTGAAGACATACTTTCAGAAGTTCTTATGACATGTTTGATGGATTGGGATATTGATCGTAAACTGATTGCCTTGACACTGGATGACTGTTCCACCAAtgataattttgtttttagaattaGGGACCGGCTCACTCAGAATAAGTTGCTTTTGAGTAATGGTCAATTGTTTGATGTTCGCTGTGCTGCACATATTCTCAATCTTATTGTTCAAGATGCATTGGATGCACTACGTGATGTGACAGAGAAAATTCGGGAAAGTATTAGGTATGTTAAAAGCTCACAAGCAAGGCAAGAAAAGTTCAACGAAATTGCTCAACAAATTCGGGTTTATAGTCAGAAGAGCTTATGTATTGATTCTCCAATGAGATGGATTTCAACATATCTTATGCTTGAAGTTGCCTTGGAATACAAGGATGTATTTTCTCTTTTGCGTGAACATGACCCTGCTTACAAGCTAGCACCATCTGATCTAGAGTGGGGAAGGGCAAGTGCCATTACTAACTATTTGAAGCTTTTCTTTGAAGTTACCAATAACTTCTCGAGCATTAAACATCCTACTGCAAATCTTTATTTTCCTGAGATTTGTGATGTTCACTTGCAATTGATTGAGTGGTGCAAAAGTGCAGATACATTCATTAGTGGTATGGCACTGAAGATGAAAAGCAAATTTGATAAATACTGGAACACTTGCAGTTTGGCTTTAGCAATGGCAGCCATTTTGGATCCTCGATTCAAGATGAAGTTGGTGGAGTATTACTACCCACAGATATATGGTAGTGCTGCTGCAGATCGCATAAAGGTTGTGTCTGATAATATTAAGGAGCTTTTCAATGACTATGCAATATGTTCAACATTGACTAATTTCGAGCATGGTTTGGCTTGGGAAGGTCGGGCCAATAGTGGATACAGTGGTACTGGATTACCTTCTGCTAGCAATGACAGACTTAGTGGTTTTGACAAGTTCCTTCATGAAACTTCCAATACGCAACGTGTTAAGTCAGATTTGGATAAATATTTGGAGGAACCTGTCTTCCCTCGTAATGTGGATTTTAGCATATTGAATTGGTGGAAAGTTCATACACCAAGGTATCCTATCTTATCCATGATGGCTCGTGATGTTCTTGGGATTCCAATGGCGACTGTTCCGTTAGGATCGACATTCAATGCTGGTGGCAGGATACTTGATCCTTACCGGAGTTCTCTAAGTCCCGACATTCTGCAGGCCTTGATATGCACACAAGACTGGTTACGAACTGAACTAGAAG AAACGCAGCCATCCTCGAGCCATGCTATTTTGTCCTTGTGCCTTGACACAACTTAG